The following proteins come from a genomic window of Carassius carassius chromosome 10, fCarCar2.1, whole genome shotgun sequence:
- the LOC132152033 gene encoding cyclin-dependent kinase 5 activator 1-like, giving the protein MGTVLSISPTSRKGGILDEKTDGASGKTEKSLKRHSVLLSALTWKRLVAASAKKKSAKKVNPNPPVSQINNPVDQLNTDNLKKSQSGSERKTKPGPLAVPVPTVPDKSLRSNQTQNASQNGKQLLSVQRQPSSRSIISPRRVIVQASTGELLRCLSEFMCRRCYKLKELSPNEIILWFRNVDRSLLIQGWQDQGFITPANMVFVYLLCREAVTEDISSEYELQATFLTCLYLAYSYMGNEISYPLKPFLVETNKEVFWERSLRIIDKMSAKMLQINSDPHFFTEVFQDLKNEGGSSDTNGRWNNNLDR; this is encoded by the coding sequence ATGGGCACGGTGCTCTCGATTTCTCCCACGTCCAGAAAAGGAGGGATTCTGGATGAGAAGACGGATGGAGCTAGCGGCAAAACAGAGAAGAGTCTCAAGCGCCATTCAGTGCTATTATCAGCTCTGACGTGGAAGCGGTTAGTCGCTGCCTCGGCCAAGAAGAAGAGTGCCAAGAAAGTGAACCCTAACCCACCCGTTTCTCAGATCAATAACCCCGTTGACCAGCTAAACACCGACAATCTTAAGAAGTCTCAATCAGGCTCGGAGCGCAAGACGAAGCCTGGGCCACTTGCAGTGCCAGTCCCTACAGTACCGGATAAAAGCCTTCGATCCAATCAAACCCAAAATGCATCACAGAACGGAAAGCAGCTCCTGTCGGTCCAGCGGCAACCGAGCAGTCGCTCCATCATATCGCCTAGACGAGTCATCGTGCAAGCCTCCACAGGAGAGCTCCTTCGCTGCCTGAGCGAGTTCATGTGCAGAAGGTGCTACAAACTCAAAGAGCTGAGCCCAAATGAGATCATCCTGTGGTTCCGAAACGTCGACCGATCACTGCTCATCCAAGGTTGGCAAGACCAGGGTTTCATCACTCCTGCCAACATGGTGTTCGTCTACCTGCTCTGCCGGGAGGCGGTGACCGAGGATATTTCCAGCGAATACGAGCTGCAGGCCACCTTTCTAACCTGCCTCTACCTGGCTTACTCTTACATGGGCAATGAGATCTCGTACCCTCTCAAGCCCTTCCTGGTGGAAACCAACAAGGAGGTGTTCTGGGAGCGCTCCCTGCGGATCATTGACAAAATGAGTGCCAAAATGCTGCAGATCAACTCCGACCCGCATTTCTTCACCGAGGTCTTCCAAGACCTAAAGAACGAGGGTGGCTCGAGCGATACGAACGGAAGATGGAATAATAACCTGGACCGCTAA
- the LOC132152034 gene encoding acid-sensing ion channel 4-B-like isoform X1, translating into MPIELVCKIKFAKGHEAKGASTEGGGTVMLDEGLRRQKGGMADLASFASSSSLHGLARVLGTSGHMGFRQTLWGLALLVSLGLFLYQATWSMVTFLERPHLAAMREETRRELTFPAITLCNVNRFRFSALTDADIYHLANLTGLPPKSRKGHRPSELQYPPPDMLDIFQRTGHQLEDMLKSCNFSGQNCSSKDFSVVYTRFGKCYMFNGNKTSPKRVRQGGTGNGLELMLDIQQDEYLPIWRETNETTLEAGIRVQIHSQNEPPYIHQLGFGVSPGFQTFVSCQEQRVTYLPQPWGNCRASSEPVIPGFDTYSISACRLHCESTQVQRECNCRMVHMPGDADICSPSKIKCVNKALALLQKSTGDSCPCETPCNFTRYGKELSMVKIPSRGSARYLSRKYQKSEEYIRDNFLILDIFFEALNYETIEQKKAYDIAGLLGDIGGQMGLFIGASILTILEILDYIYEVVKCKIKQPLKPKKSQKKQNQRNLIQEQIQRTKNMRELNLRTQLADRTIATVRFEEVKVKEANEVAQLHSAHPTSILPNHHNAQAVVQQDLAC; encoded by the exons ATGCCCATCGAATTAGTTTGTAAAATTAAGTTTGCTAAAGGCCACGAAGCCAAGGGGGCCTCAACAGAAGGAGGCGGAACGGTTATGCTAGATGAAGGCCTTCGGCGTCAAAAAGGAGGTATGGCTGACCTGGCGTCCTTTGCGAGTTCCTCTTCGCTACACGGTCTGGCTCGGGTATTGGGGACCTCAGGGCACATGGGATTCAGACAGACCCTTTGGGGACTGGCACTGTTGGTCTCGCTTGGTCTCTTCCTGTACCAGGCGACATGGAGCATGGTGACTTTTCTAGAGCGACCCCATCTCGCAGCTATGAGGGAAGAAACCCGCCGTGAGCTCACCTTCCCAGCCATTACCCTCTGTAACGTCAACCGATTTCGCTTCTCAGCCCTCACCGATGCGGACATCTACCACTTGGCTAACCTCACCGGCCTGCCGCCCAAGAGCCGTAAAGGACACCGGCCAAGTGAGCTCCAGTACCCACCCCCTGACATGCTAGACATTTTCCAGAGGACTGGCCACCAGCTGGAAGACATGCTGAAGAGTTGTAACTTCAGCGGGCAGAACTGCTCGAGCAAAGACTTCAGCGTG GTGTATACACGGTTTGGGAAATGTTACATGTTTAATGGAAACAAGACGTCACCCAAGCGGGTAAGACAAGGCGGCACAGGAAATGGACTGGAGCTGATGCTGGATATTCAGCAGGACGAGTATCTGCCCATCTGGAGAGAAACCA ATGAGACGACACTGGAGGCAGGTATTCGGGTTCAGATTCACAGTCAGAACGAACCCCCGTACATCCACCAGCTAGGCTTTGGGGTCTCTCCAGGATTCCAGACTTTTGTTTCCTGTCAGGAACAGAGG GTAACATACCTGCCACAGCCGTGGGGAAACTGTCGGGCTTCGTCTGAGCCTGTGATCCCAGGATTCGACACATACAGCATCAGCGCTTGCAGACTGCACTGTGAGAGCACACAGGTGCAGAGAGAGTGCAACTGCAGGATGGTGCATATGCCAG GTGATGCTGATATCTGTTCACCCAGCAAAATCAAGTGTGTTAACAAGGCGTTAG CTTTACTCCAGAAGAGCACAGGTGACTCATGCCCCTGCGAGACACCCTGTAATTTCACTCGGTATGGAAAAGAGCTCTCTATGGTTAAAATCCCCAGCAGGGGCTCCGCTCGCTACCTTTCTCGCAAATACCAAAAATCGGAGGAATACATCAG AGACAACTTTCTCATCTTGGATATTTTCTTTGAGGCCCTTAATTATGAGACAATTGAACAGAAGAAAGCGTACGACATCGCTGGTCTGTTAG GAGATATTGGCGGACAGATGGGGCTCTTCATTGGAGCCAGTATTCTTACTATACTGGAAATACTTGACTATATATACGAG GTGGTCAAATGCAAAATCAAGCAACCCCTGAAACCTAAAAAGAGtcagaaaaaacaaaaccaaaggaACTTGATTCAAGAGCAGATCCAGAGAACAAAGAACATGCGAGAACTGAACCTGCGAACACAGCTGGCAGATAGAACTATAGCTACTGTAAGATTTGAAGAAGTCAAAGTCAAG GAAGCTAATGAAGTGGCTCAACTCCACAGTGCACATCCAACTTCAATATTGCCAAATCATCACAATGCACAAGCAGTTGTACAGCAGGACTTGGCTTGTTAA
- the LOC132152034 gene encoding acid-sensing ion channel 4-B-like isoform X2, with protein sequence MPIELVCKIKFAKGHEAKGASTEGGGTVMLDEGLRRQKGGMADLASFASSSSLHGLARVLGTSGHMGFRQTLWGLALLVSLGLFLYQATWSMVTFLERPHLAAMREETRRELTFPAITLCNVNRFRFSALTDADIYHLANLTGLPPKSRKGHRPSELQYPPPDMLDIFQRTGHQLEDMLKSCNFSGQNCSSKDFSVVYTRFGKCYMFNGNKTSPKRVRQGGTGNGLELMLDIQQDEYLPIWRETNETTLEAGIRVQIHSQNEPPYIHQLGFGVSPGFQTFVSCQEQRVTYLPQPWGNCRASSEPVIPGFDTYSISACRLHCESTQVQRECNCRMVHMPGDADICSPSKIKCVNKALALLQKSTGDSCPCETPCNFTRYGKELSMVKIPSRGSARYLSRKYQKSEEYIRDNFLILDIFFEALNYETIEQKKAYDIAGLLGDIGGQMGLFIGASILTILEILDYIYEVS encoded by the exons ATGCCCATCGAATTAGTTTGTAAAATTAAGTTTGCTAAAGGCCACGAAGCCAAGGGGGCCTCAACAGAAGGAGGCGGAACGGTTATGCTAGATGAAGGCCTTCGGCGTCAAAAAGGAGGTATGGCTGACCTGGCGTCCTTTGCGAGTTCCTCTTCGCTACACGGTCTGGCTCGGGTATTGGGGACCTCAGGGCACATGGGATTCAGACAGACCCTTTGGGGACTGGCACTGTTGGTCTCGCTTGGTCTCTTCCTGTACCAGGCGACATGGAGCATGGTGACTTTTCTAGAGCGACCCCATCTCGCAGCTATGAGGGAAGAAACCCGCCGTGAGCTCACCTTCCCAGCCATTACCCTCTGTAACGTCAACCGATTTCGCTTCTCAGCCCTCACCGATGCGGACATCTACCACTTGGCTAACCTCACCGGCCTGCCGCCCAAGAGCCGTAAAGGACACCGGCCAAGTGAGCTCCAGTACCCACCCCCTGACATGCTAGACATTTTCCAGAGGACTGGCCACCAGCTGGAAGACATGCTGAAGAGTTGTAACTTCAGCGGGCAGAACTGCTCGAGCAAAGACTTCAGCGTG GTGTATACACGGTTTGGGAAATGTTACATGTTTAATGGAAACAAGACGTCACCCAAGCGGGTAAGACAAGGCGGCACAGGAAATGGACTGGAGCTGATGCTGGATATTCAGCAGGACGAGTATCTGCCCATCTGGAGAGAAACCA ATGAGACGACACTGGAGGCAGGTATTCGGGTTCAGATTCACAGTCAGAACGAACCCCCGTACATCCACCAGCTAGGCTTTGGGGTCTCTCCAGGATTCCAGACTTTTGTTTCCTGTCAGGAACAGAGG GTAACATACCTGCCACAGCCGTGGGGAAACTGTCGGGCTTCGTCTGAGCCTGTGATCCCAGGATTCGACACATACAGCATCAGCGCTTGCAGACTGCACTGTGAGAGCACACAGGTGCAGAGAGAGTGCAACTGCAGGATGGTGCATATGCCAG GTGATGCTGATATCTGTTCACCCAGCAAAATCAAGTGTGTTAACAAGGCGTTAG CTTTACTCCAGAAGAGCACAGGTGACTCATGCCCCTGCGAGACACCCTGTAATTTCACTCGGTATGGAAAAGAGCTCTCTATGGTTAAAATCCCCAGCAGGGGCTCCGCTCGCTACCTTTCTCGCAAATACCAAAAATCGGAGGAATACATCAG AGACAACTTTCTCATCTTGGATATTTTCTTTGAGGCCCTTAATTATGAGACAATTGAACAGAAGAAAGCGTACGACATCGCTGGTCTGTTAG GAGATATTGGCGGACAGATGGGGCTCTTCATTGGAGCCAGTATTCTTACTATACTGGAAATACTTGACTATATATACGAGGTATCTTAA